The nucleotide window GTTTCCAATTGCAGCTCCTAAACACAGGGTCCATTCCAGCCTCCCCCGCCATCCTTGTGTGTAACAACTTTCCTAACAGTCAGAGATTTGGCTCTCTTTATCTCAGGTGTGCTTACGTACTCAGTTGCTCAGTCTCAGAGTACCTGTGAAGCAATTCCAGAACTGTTACGTCCCTGTGGAAAGTAGGGTACAGGGCTCGTGCGTAGCTATTTCTGAAACGGAGTCGGTTTTGAATAAAACTTGTCTTTCTCACTAGTGATGGAAAACTGGTAGTTATCAACTATAAACAGgtaattactaaaataaaaagtgtttatgGTCCTTACCTTGGACACCACCACAGAACTGAATGATTGCCCCCAAAGTTTGACTCTGCTTACCAGCTCCCGTGTAGTGTTGGGCGGGCTATTCAGTCTTTCTGAACTtaagtttttttccctttggaaacttTTGCGTCATGCTGAGTTTTGATGAGCGGCTTCTTTGCAGAAGCAGGAAAAACAGAACCTGTACTACCAAAGTGAACGAATGTTCTAGAAATGGTAGGCTACGACATCAGTTTTGAGCGAGAAACTGAGTTGGAGCCTGGCGCGATTGACCTAGACTGTGCCGGTCGTTAACTTGTCCACTCGCACCCAGGTACCCACAGTGTCTGCACATGCTCGAGCTGCTTCAGTACGAGCACTTCCGCAAGGAGCTGGTGAACGCTCAGTGCGCCAAGTTTATCGACGAGCAGCAgattctgcactggcagcactaTTCCCGGAAGCGGATGCGCCTTCAGCAAGCCCTGgcggagcagcagcagcagaataACGCAGCGGGAAAGTGAGAGCCGGGTCCAGGACTGGCTTCTGGGACGCGTCCATACTGCTCTCGTGCAGAGAACACAGAGACTCTCCTGGCTGCCTTCCCTGGGGCAGCGCCTAGAACTGTAGTGTACTGTTTAATGCAGCTAACTTTTTGCTAATAGATTACTTCTGTCCAACCAGAATTGTTCTCCTTTGGTTTCCCTGTGGATTTGTAAGTTATTATTAGTACTTGACCaactgaataaaaacagaaacgtTAGGTGCTTTAAACCAGCTTAAGGAGTcgtggggaggggggcaagggGAGGGCCACCAAATGTCCCAAACTCTAATAAGCCTAGCTCTGTTCCTTACACGTGGTGGGGCCTGGGCAAGTCCGTCTCCCTCCTTCTTAACTGTCCGTCTGAACAGCTACCCTGCCTACCCTCTGTCTACAGAATGAGGGGAATagagtgaatgatttttttttttttaaatgtttatttttgggacagagagagacagagcatgaacgggggaggggcagagagagagggagacacagaatcggaagcaggctccaggctctgagccatcagcccagagcccgacgcggggctcgaactcacggaccgcgagatcgtgacctgagccgaagtcagacgcctaaccgactgagccacccaggcgcccctgtgaatgatttctttaaatcAGAGCAGGAACTGCAGAAAGGTTCTTAAACTCTGCCCAAAAGGAGGACTGATCCGTATCCCCACTTGCTTTGCAAGAGGGCTTAAAGGAACAGGCGGCGTGTCACTGACCCGGTGACCGGAAGAAGGTTGTTGGTTAACTTCTCATTGCACCCTTGGACCTTGGACTAGAATAAAGATGAGGAGCCTCAAATACTTGTGATCATCCAGCACAGCTGACGTTTCCGTGGCCGGTACTACACCCCAGGGCCACGTTACCTGCCTTGTCCTGCTCTCGTGTCACTTGCAGAACCACCCGCGTCCATAAaggaggagactgaggttcagaCAGGTTAAGAAGCTTGTCTGCGGTGGTGATCGGCGTGACTGACTCGTGGCTGGGACTCTGGCCACCACCACTCGACGACATGGTCTCTGACCCACCTGTGCCACCTGCCTCCGCCAGAGCCAGAAAGCCTCTTGAGACAGGAGAGCAAAACCGCCAGCAGTGAGTAGGGAGGCTGCATTAGGTGCGCTGTGCTCTCCGTCACTGGCTACGGGAAGTTGTATGTTCTAAAGCCAGACCAGGTGTTTTAGGAGCTATTCTTTGTAAATTTGTGGCATTTACGGTAAAAGATCCTAACTCCTTTGGAGATTTGGAATTTGCCTTTACTGGTAGGGACTTTTAGATATTTCTCTCACCTCCAATAATGCATCCCCAGTGGTGTTACTGTCACTCCTGAAGGCGTATTTTACCTGTATCTTAAGAGATTCCCAAATATTACAGGCAAACTGAGGGTTTGTGAGCATTTTAATAGCACTGTTTAGACATAAACTATTTTTTACAtcgtcattcatttatttatttattgctaacATGAATTCAAAGCAAGTACGCAACTGCTTTTATGCCAGAGCAGATCAGGAAATCAAGACACAACTGTCATCATCAACTCTTAATCTTCAGAGAACAACATCTCCACGAGGTTGGCCTGGAGACACTCGGATTCCACCAGTTTTTGAGGCTGTAAGAGAAGAGCAGTCTAGTCTTAACCCACAGCTACAAAAATGTCATTAGGGAGGGAAGGAGTTGTTCTTCCTTCAGTTAACACAAATCTTACGATGGAGAAACCATGCTATTCAAAGACCATCATCTAGTTGTAACAAGTCTTATTAGATAGTTCTAATAACTATTTGCCTTAAGATAAATCATTAAAATACTCAGCTCCGTGGACTAAAACAAGAGACAGCAAGCCCAGCACTATCGCCTTCCCTCAACTCGTTAGTTTAGAACTCGTTAGTTTTGGCCATGGCCAAACTGGAGGAGGGGCCTTCTTTGTAGCCAGAATCCTGAAGTCAGTAGAAAACAACCATTGATGCTAGTATTTTAAGGAATTACGTTAACCAACTTTCTTGAGCACTgcttagagaattttaaaacagtgGCTTTCACAAAGCATGAAAAAGACCTAATACTTAAGATACTGGCATTTCTAATAGTTTATCTGATTGCCCATAGGGATGGACAGCCAAGCTGTGCATTTTAATAGATCCCCACTGGGAACAGACATcaagatcttttaaaatctgaatccAGAACAGGAGttttgacgggggggggggggggggggggggggggttgtagtCCCGCCACAATAACACGACAGACACTTACTGTTCCGTATTTAAGGAGTGTAGGCACCGCAGTTACTTTCAGGTTTTTTCTGAAGTCGTTATTTGGATCTTTCCAACTGTTTCGAAAAAGAAAGAGTGATTATGGGTAACATTTACTTGGTTTCTCCCCATTTAATATTTGATAGATTCCTACATTTAGTCTTTCAGTAATCACTGGtttctttgtaaatgtttgtAAAAGCTTGAGGACTAGGACTCTAATAGTGTCTGATTGTTTGACTTGCCCGACCGCCCTAAGCATGCAGACCCTTAGTCGCCGAGGCCCTTCCGCCTAAGTGCGCGAGTCTAGCATCCGGGACAGGAGGGACTGCACACGGGCACTTACTAAGGTTTCTCTCCCACTTGGCAGTAGATGAACACACATCCTTCACTGACGTGCTTCAGCCCCTCTCGCACGACTGGCTCCGCTTTAAAACAAAAGttgatataaaataattactcatCGGCTCTAGAATCCGGCACCGAGGAACAGCGACCCCACTCCCTTCCGTCTTCGCTCAAGTCCTCAGACTGTAACTGAGGTCGACCAGAAAACCACGTGAAGGCCGAGGGCCAAATCCGAGGGCAGATGGGCCCCCGCGCCACGGGCACCTAGAACGCTGCGGGACGTCCTCGCTGACGGCGGACAACCGGCTCCCCTGTCCCGGACACACGAGGCGCACCGGGGACGGGACAGGTGTTCGGGGACAGGATGCGCGCGGTATCCGGGTCGAGCGGCGGGGAGGGTCGGCGAGCCCCCTCGTCTGGCTCTCGCTCGGCTCCCACGCCGCGGGCCCCGAGTCCCGGCCTCTCACCCTGCACGCAGTCGGGGCACCAGCTCTTCCCGCCGGCGTCCTTGGAGCCGGTAAAGTAGGCGAAGATGGTCTTGCCGTGGTGCTGCTCCACCGCCCGGCTGAACTCCTCGAAGCCGGACACGCTCACTACCTCGTAGCCGGCCATCGGGAGGGCGCGCCGCGCACCGCCGGCCGGGTCTCCGGGAGGCGCCGCCGCGGGACGGGGCGGGGAGCGGCCGCTTCCGGGGGCGCGGCCGGCGGGGCTCCACGGCGCTACGGGAGCCTGGGGCGGCCAGAAGGCCTCCGCGCCGCGTCCCGCCTCCGGCTGTGGCTGGCCCGTGCCCTCCGTGCTGGCTCTGCGCAGGCACCCGGGCTTCTGCCCCAGCCGCCCCGGCCCGGGCCCCATGGGCGGCGGCTGCCCACCCTGCCGCCGTGCAGCCCCGGGACCCCTAGGCGGCTCGGGAGCCCTAACGGCTCCCAGGCCGCCCTGCGCCCGTTGCTATGGCGACCGCGCGAGCGGCCGGAAGCGCGGCCTAGCCGGCCCCCCCGCCCGCTCCCCGGTAGCCGCGCCGCGCCCCAGGCCAGGTGGGctcgggccggggccggggggaCTCTGGGAAGCCGCGCCCGGACTCGTGGGCCCGGGGGACAGGAGCCCCTGAGCCGCGGCCGGCCCCGCCGCTCGCGGGCCCCGTCACCGCCGCTCCTGCGGAGCTCGGGGGGCCGGGGCCgagcgcgtgcgtgcgtgtgtgcggcggcccgggcggcgggcggggggccGAGCGGGGCGGCGCGGGCGGGCCTGCAGCCATGAGCGGGGCGGCGGGCCGCTGCGTGGGGCCCAGCCGGCCGGGGCGCGGGCGCGGGAGGCCGTGGGGGAAGAGGGGCGCCGCGGGGGCGCCGCGCGGCCGGGGAGCGGGGCGCCGGGCGACGACCTCGGCGTGGGACACGCGCTGCGTGAGCGCAGAGAGGCTGCGAGACTGTCGGCGGCCCCGGGGGAGGAGAGCGGTGGCCGACGcggccggggcggcgggggccAACGGGCCGGAGGCCTCGGAGACCCCCGGCGCCGCAGGCTCGGCGGAGGCCGCGGGGGACCCGGGCGCCGTGTGGGTGGACGGCGCGGTGGGGGAGCCCCAGGTGGTGGGGCCTGTCGGGTCGGTGTGGGTGACGGGCACCGGCGGGGAGGAGGACGGGGCGCCTTACCGGAGCCCCCGGGGCTGTGAGCGGAAAGGCCGCCCGGGATCCATGGGGCACGAGAGCATCCTGGAGCTGTGGCTGAAGGTGCAGGCTATGCGGGCGGCGGCGGGGTGcggggagggaagcagagtggAGCTCCACCCGGTGCCCGCGGGAGAGGGCCCGGTTGACAGGGGCGTCCCCggcagggcctcctgggtggaGACGAGCCGGGGTGGTCTCACGGGGCCCTGGGTGAAGGGACAGGCTCGGGCAATGCCCCGGGCCTCGGGAGTGTCCGCAGGCGTTGGGCCCGGGGCGGGTTGTGAGAGGGTCCCAGGCCTGTGCGGGCGGGGACAGGCGGCTGGCCTGCTGCCTGGGGGTGTGCCTGGGATGGTGCCCTACCTGCTGGGGAGAGGACAGGCCGCGGGGTGGCCCGCGCCTGTggacagggagaggggctgggggagtgcCCCTGGTCCGTGGGGCAGAGGGCAGTCCCTGCAGGTGCTGGGGGCTCCTGGCCCAGAGACCGTCTGTGGGGACACCCCGGGCTCATGGAGAGGGGGGCAGGCTTCGAGGGTGCTGCCTGATGCTGTGGGGGCGCCCGGCAGGGTGGAGGAGGAAGCCAGCTGTGCAGGTGCCCTGGGCGCGTGGCGGAACGGACAGGCCGTGGAGGGGATGGGGTCTGGGGGTGCTCCTGGCACGTGGGGCACTGGACAGCCCGTGGGGGTGCCTTGCGCTGTTGAAGAGGAAGCTAGATGTGGGGGTGACCCAGGATTCAGGGAACGGGGGCAGGCTGTGTGGGTAGAGACCGGCTCTGGAGGGGACCCGGGTTCCTGGGCAGCTGCACACGCCGCAGAGGCATGCGGTCCTGCCGAGCTGCAGGTGGGCCCTGGAGGCGCTCCAGGCCTGTGGAGTGTGGAGCAGGGCCTGGGGGTGCCCACGGCCCTGGGGAGGGAGACGGGCTGCGGGAGCATCCCTGGTGTGTGGGGGACCCAGCAGCCGGTGGGGGCAGCGGTGGCGGGACCAGGGGCCCTGGGAGGACAGGCGGGTTACGGGGCTGCCCCAGGCCTGTGGGGTGGGCAGCGGGCCCTGGGGGCGCCGGGGGTGGTTGCGGGGGACACAGGCTGTGGGGGTGTTGTGAGCCTGTGTGACGGGAGGCAGGCTCTGGGGGAGCAGGAGACCCTGCTGCCCGCAGCGTTGGGGGCACCCGGGCCTGCGGGTCAAGAGGCCGGCCCCAGGGATGTGTCTTGTCTGTGCagaaggagacaggcagaggggctgcctggggccGCAGTCCTGCCCAGGCACAGGTGCGGCCCGGGGGGGTTCGCGAGGGCACCTGCGGCCGTGCCCGCTGCCGTGTGGGTGTCCGGCTCCACGTGCCAGGACGGCGGCTCTCGAGGTGGCTTGAGCCTGTGCGACGGCGTCTCTGCTGCCCTGTTACCCGTGGCTCCCGAGGGGCCGTGGTCTGCGGGGGAGACTGCGGCTTCTGCAGCTTTCCCAGGCCCGTGGGAGGGGGGGCAGGCCATCGGGGGTCCTGAAGCGCCCGGGCTTGCGGGGCAGGAGACGGGCTCTGGGGGTGTGCCGAGACCTTGGGGACGGAGACCGAGTGCAGGGGCGTCTGCCGCTGCCCCGGTGCCCGTGGCTCCCAGGACGCCCCGGCCGGTCCGGGAGGAGTCCACCCCCGGGGGTGTCGCAGGCctgtggggggagagggacacGGTGCAAGCACCCGTAGACGCCAGGGGTCCCTCACGGGTGGGGCTGCCCCCCAGCGCCGGGATGCCTGGGCCCACGGGGGAGAGGCTGGGCCCGGGGGGCCCCTCCGGCTcgctgggaggggggcaggctgCTGAGATGCCTGGGGCCGAGGGGGTGCTCACGGCGGCGGGGGCCCCCGGGCCGATGATGGCCAATGCCAGCTGTGGGGATGTCTTGGGCGTGTGGGGACAGAGACCGGTGACGGAGGGACCTGTGGATGGCCTGTGGAGGAGAAGAGCCAGCGGGCCGGTCCCTGAGGCTGCCAGGGTGCCCCTGCCTTTGGGGGTGCTCGCGGCTGTGGGGGTGCCCGCAGCGGGGCGCGTGCCTGCCGTGGTGTGGGTGACTGGGTGTGCCGGGGAAGAAGCCGCCGAGGCTGCCGCCGGCCTCCCAGCGTCCAGGACGCCGTCTGCGGAGGGAGCTGGGGCTTcgtggggggaggcgggaggcagACAGGCAGTGGGGGCGCCTCTTGCCCACGGGTGTGGGACCCGGTCCTGGAGCTGCCCGCGGCCCCCAGGGGAAGAGAGCCACTGTGAGAACGTGCCTGCGGCCTCAGGGACAAGAGGCCCTGTGCCCCCGGTTGCAGGGCAGGAGACGGGTATCGGCCATTTCAGAGGTCACCCGCAGCAGAGTGGGGGGGCACAG belongs to Acinonyx jubatus isolate Ajub_Pintada_27869175 chromosome E1, VMU_Ajub_asm_v1.0, whole genome shotgun sequence and includes:
- the TXNDC17 gene encoding thioredoxin domain-containing protein 17, producing MGPGPGRLGQKPGCLRRASTEGTGQPQPEAGRGAEAFWPPQAPVAPWSPAGRAPGSGRSPPRPAAAPPGDPAGGARRALPMAGYEVVSVSGFEEFSRAVEQHHGKTIFAYFTGSKDAGGKSWCPDCVQAEPVVREGLKHVSEGCVFIYCQVGEKPYWKDPNNDFRKNLKVTAVPTLLKYGTPQKLVESECLQANLVEMLFSED